From one Bradyrhizobium sp. Ash2021 genomic stretch:
- a CDS encoding serine hydrolase, producing the protein MLRTTLASSRALRVCVLGLATFTAAILITSDRAEARRYHRHYARHHSSHEARASYSPQFSSIIVDGNSGAVLASNNPDGSRHPASLTKIMTLYLLFERLESGKMTLDTEMDVSEHASEQAPTKLGLRPGQTIKVEDAIKGLVTRSANDAAVVIAEAIAGDEGDFAKLMTRKARALGMTRTVYRNASGLPDDDQVTTARDQSTLGRAIQDRFPRYYRYFSTSVFNYHGQSIRNHNHLLGSVEGIDGIKTGYTRASGFNLVSSLRRGNHHLVGVVLGGRSGGSRDAIMRNLLAENLEKSATKRTVAAITERNPADASTDVAEADTRPTEMVQLNGAGAAASAEPAMAALPATRPAAPAKPSLMAAAAAALPPPPAKPEQARVELQARPEPAPFTNGVIQTQPIAVIPGSAEPMKPVRVKTVQIKAGQMKLAAAGPSQPATPITNAIPPARAEVAETSSAVVAKAEITKTETTKPEMPPQPANHGTGNGVLGVLPAASVPSTPSQAFTSQVSTSQALAYAEPAPRAQPQMVQQNGAIKPAAAIAHAGWIIQVGALESESEAKQRIDLARNQARGLLSKADPFTEPVVAKDNRKLYRARFAGLERDQAEAVCKTLKRADISCITVRN; encoded by the coding sequence ATGCTTCGTACAACCTTGGCTTCCTCGCGCGCGCTGCGAGTCTGCGTTCTCGGGCTGGCTACCTTCACCGCGGCGATACTGATCACGAGCGACCGTGCCGAGGCGCGCCGCTATCATCGCCACTACGCCCGCCATCACAGCAGCCATGAGGCGCGCGCGAGCTACAGCCCGCAATTCTCTTCGATCATCGTCGATGGAAATTCCGGCGCGGTGCTGGCCTCCAACAATCCCGACGGCAGCCGCCATCCCGCCTCGCTGACCAAGATCATGACGCTTTATCTGCTGTTCGAGCGTCTCGAATCCGGCAAGATGACGCTGGACACGGAAATGGACGTGTCCGAGCACGCCTCCGAACAGGCCCCGACCAAGCTCGGCCTCAGGCCCGGCCAGACCATCAAGGTCGAAGACGCCATCAAGGGACTGGTGACCCGCTCGGCCAACGACGCCGCCGTCGTGATCGCGGAAGCCATCGCCGGCGATGAGGGTGATTTCGCGAAGCTGATGACGCGCAAGGCGCGCGCGCTCGGCATGACCAGGACGGTCTATCGCAACGCCTCAGGCCTTCCCGATGATGATCAGGTGACCACCGCGCGCGATCAATCGACCTTGGGCCGCGCCATCCAGGATCGCTTCCCGCGCTATTACCGCTATTTCTCGACCAGCGTGTTCAACTATCACGGCCAGTCGATCCGCAACCATAATCACCTGCTCGGCAGCGTCGAAGGCATCGACGGCATCAAGACCGGCTACACCCGCGCGTCCGGCTTCAACCTCGTGAGCTCGCTGCGCCGCGGCAACCACCATCTGGTCGGCGTCGTGCTGGGCGGTCGCAGCGGTGGTTCGCGCGACGCCATCATGCGCAATCTGCTGGCCGAAAACCTCGAAAAGAGCGCCACCAAGCGCACCGTCGCCGCGATCACCGAACGCAATCCGGCAGATGCCAGCACTGACGTTGCCGAAGCCGACACCCGGCCGACCGAGATGGTTCAGCTCAACGGCGCCGGCGCGGCCGCTTCCGCGGAGCCCGCGATGGCCGCACTTCCGGCGACGCGGCCGGCGGCACCGGCGAAACCCTCGCTGATGGCGGCTGCGGCCGCTGCCCTGCCCCCGCCACCCGCCAAGCCTGAACAAGCCAGGGTCGAGCTGCAGGCCAGGCCCGAGCCCGCACCGTTCACCAATGGCGTGATCCAGACCCAGCCGATCGCAGTGATCCCGGGCTCGGCCGAGCCGATGAAGCCGGTCAGGGTGAAGACCGTCCAGATCAAGGCCGGGCAGATGAAGCTCGCCGCGGCCGGTCCGTCCCAGCCGGCCACTCCCATCACCAATGCGATCCCGCCGGCCCGCGCTGAAGTGGCGGAGACGTCGAGCGCGGTGGTGGCAAAGGCCGAAATCACCAAGACCGAAACGACCAAGCCGGAAATGCCGCCGCAGCCGGCCAATCACGGAACCGGAAACGGCGTGCTCGGCGTACTGCCCGCCGCGAGCGTGCCGTCCACCCCCTCGCAGGCCTTTACCTCACAGGTCTCTACCTCGCAGGCCTTGGCCTATGCCGAGCCGGCGCCCCGCGCCCAACCCCAAATGGTTCAACAGAACGGCGCCATCAAGCCCGCAGCCGCCATCGCCCACGCCGGCTGGATCATTCAGGTCGGCGCGCTGGAAAGCGAGAGCGAGGCCAAGCAGCGCATCGACCTCGCGCGCAACCAGGCCCGCGGCCTGCTCAGCAAGGCCGACCCGTTCACCGAGCCTGTGGTCGCCAAGGACAACCGAAAGCTTTACCGCGCCCGGTTCGCCGGCCTCGAGCGCGATCAGGCCGAAGCCGTCTGCAAGACGCTGAAGCGCGCCGACATTTCCTGCATCACCGTTCGCAACTGA
- a CDS encoding DnaJ domain-containing protein — translation MPTLIAGVVAVVLLYSLLQMFRAANPVVLARVIKIGGGVVALAVAAFTGLKGELAVAIPLGIFGAGLLGWSPFGASGFGNIGGIFGGGAQRSAGQTSRVRSQYLDMSLDHDSGELRGQIVDGPNAGRSLDEFDLAGLTAMIPGFDAESVSLLESYLDRRFPAWRQDAQGNATGGQRRAAPSGKMTDEEAYQILGLQPGAGRDDISRAHRALMKKLHPDQGGSTYLASRVNEAKDTLLRTHLS, via the coding sequence ATGCCAACCCTGATTGCCGGCGTCGTCGCCGTTGTCCTGCTTTATTCGCTGCTGCAGATGTTTCGTGCAGCCAATCCGGTCGTGCTCGCGCGCGTCATCAAGATCGGCGGCGGCGTTGTCGCGCTGGCGGTGGCCGCCTTTACCGGCCTGAAAGGCGAACTGGCGGTGGCGATCCCGCTTGGCATCTTCGGCGCCGGGCTGCTCGGCTGGTCGCCGTTCGGGGCATCGGGATTTGGCAATATCGGCGGCATCTTCGGCGGCGGCGCGCAGCGTTCGGCGGGGCAGACTTCGCGGGTGCGCTCGCAATATCTCGACATGAGCCTCGACCACGACAGCGGCGAGCTCAGAGGTCAGATCGTCGACGGGCCGAATGCCGGCCGTTCGCTCGACGAGTTCGACCTGGCGGGGCTGACGGCGATGATACCGGGCTTCGACGCCGAAAGCGTCTCGTTACTTGAAAGCTATCTGGACCGCCGGTTTCCCGCTTGGCGTCAGGACGCGCAGGGAAACGCGACAGGGGGGCAGCGCCGCGCGGCGCCGAGCGGCAAAATGACGGACGAGGAGGCTTATCAGATCCTTGGCCTGCAGCCGGGGGCGGGGCGTGACGACATCAGCCGGGCGCACCGCGCCCTGATGAAGAAACTGCATCCCGACCAGGGGGGGTCGACGTACCTCGCTTCCCGTGTAAACGAGGCCAAGGATACTCTGCTTCGCACGCATCTCAGCTAA
- a CDS encoding DUF302 domain-containing protein: MAADGLTTLRSSYGPGDTMNRLEAEVKARGMTVFARIDHAAGATGAGLLLRPTEVLVFGNAKGGTPLMQSVQTIGIDLPLKALVWQDASGVTWLSYNDPAWLAQRHGLAGETSTAIGNLSAALAAVTKAAISSS, encoded by the coding sequence ATGGCGGCAGACGGACTGACGACCCTCCGCAGCAGCTACGGGCCAGGCGACACCATGAACCGGCTCGAGGCCGAGGTGAAGGCACGCGGCATGACGGTGTTTGCCCGCATCGATCATGCCGCCGGCGCGACGGGCGCCGGACTTTTGCTGCGGCCGACCGAGGTTTTGGTGTTTGGCAATGCCAAAGGAGGCACGCCGCTGATGCAATCGGTCCAGACCATTGGCATCGACCTGCCGCTGAAGGCACTGGTCTGGCAGGATGCATCCGGCGTCACATGGCTTTCCTACAATGATCCTGCCTGGCTCGCGCAACGGCACGGGCTCGCGGGCGAGACCAGCACGGCGATCGGCAACCTGTCGGCGGCCCTCGCGGCGGTGACGAAGGCGGCAATTTCGTCGTCGTAG
- a CDS encoding VWA domain-containing protein, producing MTGEPIKPKSAGEVSSAPAAGQRKAGPLPEARPSAADDIAAFVAKAKAMSPLRAGARGRLVFALDATMSRQPTWDMACALQADMFREAASLGSLDIRLVYYRGFHECRATGWISDSAQLAKLMSKIDCQGGNTQIGKVLSEARREAVASAVRAVVFVGDAMEESVDELCAKAGELGLLKVPVFMFQEGHDATAEQAFREIARLTGGAYCRFDPGAAAQLRDLLRAAAAYAAGGREALLRLSKTGSGAAKLIGQMK from the coding sequence ATGACCGGCGAACCGATCAAACCCAAATCTGCAGGTGAGGTGTCTTCCGCGCCAGCGGCCGGTCAGCGCAAGGCCGGCCCGTTGCCGGAAGCACGGCCATCGGCGGCGGACGACATTGCCGCCTTCGTCGCCAAGGCGAAGGCGATGTCACCGCTCCGTGCGGGCGCCAGGGGCAGGCTGGTGTTCGCGCTCGACGCCACCATGAGCCGGCAGCCGACCTGGGACATGGCCTGCGCGCTGCAGGCCGACATGTTTCGCGAGGCGGCCTCGCTCGGCAGTCTCGACATCCGCCTTGTCTACTACCGCGGCTTCCACGAATGCCGCGCGACGGGATGGATTTCCGACAGCGCGCAACTGGCGAAGTTAATGAGCAAGATCGATTGCCAGGGCGGCAATACCCAGATCGGCAAGGTGCTGTCGGAAGCGCGCCGGGAGGCGGTCGCCTCCGCCGTGCGTGCCGTGGTGTTCGTCGGCGATGCGATGGAAGAGTCGGTCGACGAGCTGTGCGCCAAGGCCGGCGAACTCGGCCTGCTGAAGGTGCCCGTGTTCATGTTTCAGGAAGGCCATGATGCCACGGCCGAGCAGGCGTTCCGCGAGATCGCGCGGCTCACCGGCGGCGCGTATTGCCGGTTCGATCCCGGCGCCGCCGCCCAATTGCGCGATTTGCTGCGCGCCGCCGCCGCCTATGCCGCCGGTGGACGCGAGGCATTGCTGCGGCTGTCGAAAACCGGCAGCGGTGCGGCCAAGCTGATCGGCCAGATGAAGTAA
- a CDS encoding alpha/beta fold hydrolase, with product MKRGITVLLSLSVLVTVAYFTASRWAIRHETLSFHDPARDDRLVAVDVAVRYDKEMQADAGMITLPVAVLNHGNTVKNTEYSFLANIFAARGYLVISPQHDLPSDPPMVTKPGELYVGRLPQILRGVANIHFAVSEMRKVQPNADYDKLTMIGHSMGGDITMYFAKQYPDEIKKVVTLDNLRVPFLTDGKFKILSFRSKDPQFKTDPGVIPDTADCDKAGITVVNTSFQHNDMRDTGPDQAKSSIQDMLDKFIADDSPLRPVVTKKPPAMTDAGPVAPYAPQQN from the coding sequence ATGAAACGTGGAATTACCGTTCTGCTTTCACTTTCCGTGCTGGTCACTGTCGCGTATTTCACCGCGAGCAGGTGGGCCATCAGGCACGAGACGCTGTCGTTCCACGATCCGGCGCGCGACGACCGTCTGGTAGCGGTGGATGTCGCGGTCCGCTACGACAAGGAAATGCAGGCCGATGCCGGCATGATCACCTTGCCGGTCGCGGTCCTCAACCATGGCAACACGGTCAAGAACACCGAGTACTCGTTCCTCGCCAACATCTTCGCCGCCCGCGGCTATCTGGTGATCAGCCCCCAGCATGATCTCCCTAGCGATCCGCCGATGGTGACCAAGCCCGGTGAGCTTTATGTCGGCCGCCTGCCGCAAATCCTGCGCGGCGTCGCCAATATCCATTTCGCCGTCAGCGAAATGCGCAAAGTCCAGCCCAATGCCGACTACGACAAGCTCACGATGATCGGACATTCGATGGGCGGCGACATCACGATGTATTTCGCCAAGCAGTATCCCGACGAGATCAAGAAGGTCGTGACACTGGACAATCTGCGGGTTCCGTTCCTGACCGACGGCAAGTTCAAGATCCTGTCCTTCCGCTCCAAGGATCCGCAGTTCAAGACCGACCCGGGCGTCATTCCCGATACGGCGGATTGCGACAAGGCCGGTATTACGGTGGTCAATACCAGCTTCCAGCATAATGATATGCGCGATACCGGCCCCGATCAGGCGAAGTCGTCGATCCAGGACATGCTGGACAAATTCATCGCCGACGACAGCCCGCTCCGGCCGGTCGTGACCAAGAAGCCGCCCGCAATGACCGACGCCGGACCGGTTGCGCCCTATGCGCCGCAGCAGAACTGA